From a single Candidatus Lokiarchaeota archaeon genomic region:
- a CDS encoding aminotransferase class V-fold PLP-dependent enzyme, with product MRFISIEKRDLSMTPHLDEDLVRELWPTLSSITYLNTASTGVPSVPVAEAIDRLVKNRSEANWTSEDTQQLHDAVKAKLSTLLGGSASEYAFVPSTSAALNAFGHSIEYPAGSNIVICDLEFPSNYIPWQNIASRYNVELRIAKSKGGAAPTEKFRKLIDSNTRVVAVSHTQFGSGYRSDLRPLAEAVHSNDGFLVADIIQSVGWADINLDEAKVDFAAGQATKWIAGPIGAGYAYIRNETMQYLNPIFLGWRSVKRHRDFTYTERQPKEDASMFEWGSPPLIAYAGFSAALDVLLKIPAKTRKETALDNASYLKEQLNKKDISFYDFDDEHDSPIVSCQPSNLKNLQNELKTEGIFCSVRHGRLRVSPHFYNTNDDIDRLVHNLE from the coding sequence GTGAGATTTATCAGTATTGAGAAACGGGACCTCTCTATGACGCCTCATCTGGATGAAGACTTGGTTAGAGAACTATGGCCTACACTCTCTTCTATTACGTATCTCAACACAGCATCAACGGGTGTTCCTTCAGTACCAGTCGCGGAAGCCATTGACCGTCTTGTGAAGAACAGAAGCGAAGCAAACTGGACTAGTGAAGATACACAGCAGCTTCATGATGCAGTGAAGGCCAAATTGTCTACGCTACTCGGAGGATCTGCTTCCGAATACGCCTTTGTTCCTAGTACTTCAGCTGCACTCAACGCTTTCGGTCATTCCATCGAGTACCCGGCTGGATCTAATATAGTAATTTGCGACTTAGAGTTTCCTTCGAATTACATTCCATGGCAGAACATAGCATCTCGATACAATGTGGAACTGAGGATTGCGAAATCTAAGGGAGGAGCTGCCCCCACTGAGAAGTTCAGAAAGCTCATTGATTCCAACACACGAGTTGTTGCGGTGAGTCATACCCAGTTCGGTAGTGGTTATCGAAGTGATTTGCGACCTCTCGCAGAAGCAGTGCATTCTAATGACGGCTTTCTGGTTGCAGACATTATACAATCCGTGGGTTGGGCTGATATCAATCTGGACGAAGCTAAGGTGGATTTCGCCGCCGGTCAAGCCACAAAATGGATTGCAGGACCTATCGGAGCTGGTTATGCATATATTCGGAATGAGACTATGCAATATTTGAATCCTATTTTTCTCGGCTGGCGGAGTGTGAAGAGACATCGTGATTTCACTTATACGGAACGTCAGCCAAAAGAGGATGCCAGTATGTTTGAATGGGGCTCCCCCCCGCTCATTGCTTACGCCGGGTTTTCAGCAGCTCTCGATGTTCTACTTAAAATACCTGCAAAGACAAGAAAAGAAACCGCGTTAGACAATGCTTCCTATTTGAAGGAACAGCTCAACAAAAAGGATATCAGTTTCTATGATTTTGACGATGAACACGACTCCCCCATCGTATCGTGTCAACCATCAAACCTGAAGAACCTTCAAAACGAGCTTAAAACAGAGGGAATTTTCTGTTCTGTGAGACACGGGCGTCTTCGAGTGTCTCCTCATTTCTACAACACCAACGACGACATAGATAGATTAGTCCACAATCTGGAATAA